The region ATTGCAGCAAAGCGCGCTCGTGAAGTAACTCGTAAGAAGAGTGGATTAGAGCTAAATAATTTACCTGGTAAGCTGGCTGATAACACTTCTAAAGATCCTAAAATCAGTGAATTGTTTATCGTTGAGGGTGATTCTGCTGGTGGTAGCGCTAAGTCAGGGCGTTCGCGTTTAACGCAAGCAATTTTACCAATTCGTGGAAAAATTTTAAATGTTGAAAAAGCTACTTTGGATCGGGTTTTAGCTAATGAAGAGATTCGTTCGTTATTTACAGCGCTAGGTACAGGATTTGGTGAAGAGTTTGATGTATCAAAGGCCAAGTATCATAAACTAATTATTATGACGGATGCTGATGTTGATGGTGCTCATATTAGAACGCTTTTGCTAACCCTCTTTTATCGCTACATGCGCCCAATGATTGATGCCGGTTTCGTGTATATTGCACAACCACCTCTGTATCAAGTACGTCAGGGTAAAATGTCGCGTTATATTGACTCAGATGAAGAGCTTGATGAGGTAATAGGACAATTACCACCATCACCAAAACCAGTTATTCAACGATACAAAGGACTTGGTGAAATGGATGCTGAACAGTTATGGGAAACAACCATGGATCCTGAAAATCGGCGCTTGCTAAGAGTTTCTGCTGAAGATGCAGATTCCGCTAGCGCAGACTTTGAAATGTTGATGGGTGACAAAGTAGAGCCACGTCGTAAATTTATTGAAGATAACGCTGTGTATGTTCAAAATCTGGATATTTAATCAGTTAATTAAAAGTGACCCAAACCGAAGGAGGTAGAACGATTTGCCAGAAGAATTGCCAAGTCGAATTACGGATGTCAATTTAAGTAATCAAATGCGCACATCATTTTTGGATTATGCCATGAGTGTTATTGTTGCGCGAGCCTTACCGGATGTTCGTGATGGGTTAAAACCAGTTCATCGTCGTATTTTATACGGAATGAACGAATTAGGTGTTACACCTGAAAAGCCGTACAAAAAATCAGCTAGAATTGTTGGGGATGTAATGGGTAAGTATCATCCTCATGGTGACTCTGCAATTTATGAGTCAATGGTACGAATGGCACAGGACTTTAGTTATCGCTATATGCTTGTTGATGGTCATGGAAACTTTGGATCAGTTGATGGTGATGGCGCTGCTGCTATGCGTTATACGGAAGCTCGTATGAGTAAGATTACAATGGAAATGTTGCGTGATATTAATAAGAACACGGTTGATTTCCAAGAAAACTATGATGGCTCAGAACGTGAACCAGTTGTTCTACCATCACGATTTCCTAATTTGCTCGTTAATGGGGCAACCGGTATTGCCGTCGGTATGACGACCAATATTCCTCCTCATAATTTGAGTGAAGTAATTAGTGCAATTCACGTTCTAATGAACAATTCTGAAGCGACTGTAGCAGATTTAATGGAAGCCTTACCCGGACCAGATTTTCCAACTGGTGGTATTGTGATGGGTAAGTCTGGGATTCGAAAAGCTTATGAAACTGGGCATGGAACCATTATTTTGCGTGCAAAAGTTGATATTGATACTGAAAAAAGTGGCCGAGAACGAATCATTGTGACTGAACTTCCTTACATGGTTAACAAGGCAAAGTTAATTGAGCGTATTGCAGAATTAGCTAGAGATAAGCGTATCGAAGGAATTACGGATGTGAATGATGAATCCGATCGTGAAGGTTTGCGAGTAGTAGTTGACGTTCGACGTGATACAAGTGCTTCAGTTGTTTTAAATAATTTATATAAAATGACGTTAATGCAGACTACTTTCGGATTTAATATGCTGGCAATCGTAAACGGCGCGCCAAAGATTTTAAGTTTAAAAGAGATTTTGGCTTACTATTTGGAACACCAAGAAGAAGTGGTCCGCCGACGTACCGAGTTTGATCTAAAAAAAGCAGAAGCACGTGCCCACATTCTTGAGGGATTACGAATTGCACTGGACCATATTGATGAAATCATCTCTATTATTCGGAGTTCACAAACAGCTGAAGTTGCTAAAGACCAATTAATGAATAATTATTCATTATCTGATAAAC is a window of Pediococcus claussenii ATCC BAA-344 DNA encoding:
- the gyrA gene encoding DNA gyrase subunit A, which produces MPEELPSRITDVNLSNQMRTSFLDYAMSVIVARALPDVRDGLKPVHRRILYGMNELGVTPEKPYKKSARIVGDVMGKYHPHGDSAIYESMVRMAQDFSYRYMLVDGHGNFGSVDGDGAAAMRYTEARMSKITMEMLRDINKNTVDFQENYDGSEREPVVLPSRFPNLLVNGATGIAVGMTTNIPPHNLSEVISAIHVLMNNSEATVADLMEALPGPDFPTGGIVMGKSGIRKAYETGHGTIILRAKVDIDTEKSGRERIIVTELPYMVNKAKLIERIAELARDKRIEGITDVNDESDREGLRVVVDVRRDTSASVVLNNLYKMTLMQTTFGFNMLAIVNGAPKILSLKEILAYYLEHQEEVVRRRTEFDLKKAEARAHILEGLRIALDHIDEIISIIRSSQTAEVAKDQLMNNYSLSDKQAQAILDMRLVRLTGLERAKVEDEYNKLMVAIEDYRDILAHRERINEIIYNELLEIQSKFGDDRRTELMIGEVLSLEDEDLIEEEDVMVTLTHNGYIKRMATSEFKSQKRGGRGVQGMGVHDDDFIEHLVSTSTHDVLLFFTNAGKVYRMKGYEVPEYSRTAKGIPVINLLGISSDETVQAVINVGRDNGDEDNSKRCLFFTTLKGVVKRTAVSEFLNIRSNGLKAINLKDKDELINVAITTGSENMIIGTHKGYAVSFKEEAVRTMGRSATGVRGIRLRDEDYVVGVDVLRPDSNVLVITEKGYGKQTPASEYPIKGRGGKGIKTANITEKNGPIAGLATVKGDEDIMLITDRGVMIRFNINTVSQTGRATLGVHVIRIDDGSKVATMAKVAPEVDEEDSESEEIISNPEN